The Geodermatophilaceae bacterium NBWT11 genome has a segment encoding these proteins:
- the recN gene encoding DNA repair protein RecN, with translation MARRETAAAAKKGPAVTGPPRNGALSELHIHGLGAIDDVTLDLNPGLTVVTGETGAGKTMVVTGLTLLFGGRADPGRVRANGRAGVEGRLQLPADSPVWARAADAGAEPDEDGTLILARTVSAEGRSRAHLGGRSVPVGVVAEIAEDLLAVHGQTDQLRLTRPAEQRRALDRYAGVAHLDLVEQHRTAHAAWRQLATDLERRRTQTRELAQTAEVLRRGLEEIAAVAPQPDEDTLLDTQAARLGDADALRGGADEARLALVGDTTGDLGGGDDLPQDATAALAAAQRALAASGDPALVGLAERLGDVGAVVADVGVELAGYVADLDADPARLAEVLDRRAAITALVRAYADPGDGVNGVLAWARDAEERLDRLDVSDEALAALEAERDQARAALRELSTRVTAGRTAAAEGFAADVGHELAGLAMKSARVSFSITTDADTPGPDGADEVALLLAAHPGAPARPVHKGASGGELSRVMLAIEVVFAGADPVPVMVFDEVDAGVGGQAAGEIGRRLARLAVEHQVVVVTHLAQVAAFADTHLVVDKSPDSGAGVTATDIRAVVGEDRVRELARMLSGLTDSDTGQAHARELLTVAADRS, from the coding sequence GTGGCACGGCGTGAGACGGCGGCTGCGGCGAAGAAGGGCCCAGCGGTGACCGGGCCGCCCCGCAACGGGGCGCTCAGCGAGCTGCACATCCACGGCCTGGGCGCGATCGACGACGTGACCCTCGACCTCAACCCGGGGTTGACGGTCGTGACCGGGGAGACCGGCGCCGGCAAGACCATGGTGGTCACCGGGCTGACCCTGCTGTTCGGCGGGCGGGCCGACCCGGGCCGGGTGCGCGCCAACGGTCGAGCCGGGGTCGAGGGTCGGCTGCAGCTCCCGGCGGACTCCCCGGTCTGGGCGCGGGCCGCCGACGCCGGCGCCGAGCCCGACGAGGACGGCACCCTGATCCTGGCCCGCACGGTCAGCGCCGAGGGCCGGTCGCGGGCACACCTGGGCGGGCGCAGCGTGCCCGTCGGGGTGGTCGCCGAGATCGCCGAGGACCTGCTGGCCGTGCACGGCCAGACCGACCAGCTGCGGTTGACCCGTCCGGCCGAACAGCGCCGCGCCCTGGACCGCTACGCCGGCGTCGCGCACCTGGACCTGGTCGAGCAGCACCGCACCGCACACGCGGCCTGGCGGCAGCTGGCCACCGACCTGGAGCGCCGCCGCACCCAGACCCGCGAGCTCGCGCAGACCGCCGAGGTGCTCCGCCGCGGTCTCGAGGAGATCGCCGCGGTCGCCCCGCAGCCCGACGAGGACACCCTGCTCGACACCCAGGCAGCCCGCCTGGGGGACGCCGACGCCCTGCGTGGCGGCGCCGACGAGGCCCGGTTGGCCCTGGTCGGCGACACCACCGGCGACCTCGGCGGCGGGGACGACCTGCCGCAGGACGCCACCGCCGCGCTCGCCGCCGCGCAGCGTGCCCTGGCCGCCTCCGGCGACCCGGCACTGGTGGGCCTGGCCGAGCGGCTGGGCGACGTGGGTGCGGTCGTGGCCGACGTCGGGGTCGAGCTGGCCGGCTACGTCGCCGACCTGGACGCCGACCCGGCCCGCCTCGCCGAGGTGCTCGACCGGCGCGCCGCCATCACCGCGCTGGTGCGCGCCTACGCCGACCCCGGCGACGGCGTGAACGGCGTGCTCGCCTGGGCCAGGGACGCCGAGGAGCGGCTGGACCGGCTCGACGTCTCCGACGAGGCCCTGGCCGCCCTGGAGGCCGAGCGGGACCAGGCCCGGGCCGCTCTCCGTGAGCTGTCGACACGGGTGACCGCGGGACGGACCGCCGCGGCCGAGGGCTTCGCCGCCGACGTCGGGCACGAGCTGGCCGGCCTGGCGATGAAGAGCGCCCGGGTGTCGTTCTCGATCACCACCGACGCCGACACGCCGGGCCCGGACGGCGCCGACGAGGTGGCGCTGCTGCTGGCCGCCCACCCCGGTGCGCCGGCCCGGCCGGTGCACAAGGGCGCGTCGGGCGGTGAGCTGTCCCGGGTGATGCTGGCCATCGAGGTGGTCTTCGCCGGGGCCGACCCGGTCCCGGTGATGGTCTTCGACGAGGTCGACGCCGGGGTCGGCGGTCAGGCCGCCGGGGAGATCGGGCGCCGGCTGGCCCGGCTCGCCGTCGAGCACCAGGTCGTCGTGGTCACCCACCTCGCCCAGGTGGCGGCGTTCGCCGACACCCACCTGGTGGTGGACAAGTCCCCGGACTCCGGCGCCGGGGTGACCGCCACCGACATCCGCGCGGTGGTGGGGGAGGACCGGGTCCGCGAGCTGGCCCGGATGCTCTCGGGTCTCACCGACAGCGACACCGGCCAGGCCCACGCCCGCGAGCTCTTGACGGTGGCCGCCGACCGCAGCTGA
- a CDS encoding TetR/AcrR family transcriptional regulator yields MTGGARARRAASTVLSEATGSEGGTAAVPDPRPEDVVAAQARAEAHTGSTTEAELAAVGPVAPPKARRARAPKPAAAAAPAKRTRKPAGPNVREVRRQQTRETIVDAATALFAERGFDHVSVLEIAQRAGVVEKTVFNHFPVKEGLVFEADPPMQAALLDAVRRRPVGESAAAAAGTFIVAACSRLGDPAATATVAEMARVIRGSRTLQVREREILGQLTDALTEQITLETRAEPGELEPWLTAHAVLGLYQGLLELARDRVLAVSTAPSADLTEELRQSGERGLALLQFGLAGYSKRR; encoded by the coding sequence GTGACTGGTGGGGCCCGGGCGAGGCGAGCTGCATCGACTGTCCTGTCCGAGGCGACCGGGAGCGAGGGCGGTACAGCCGCTGTACCCGACCCCCGGCCCGAGGACGTCGTCGCGGCGCAGGCCCGGGCCGAGGCGCACACCGGCTCGACCACCGAGGCGGAGCTGGCCGCCGTGGGGCCGGTCGCCCCGCCCAAGGCCCGCCGGGCGCGTGCGCCGAAGCCCGCCGCGGCTGCCGCCCCGGCCAAGCGGACCCGGAAGCCGGCCGGGCCCAACGTCCGCGAGGTCCGCCGGCAGCAGACCCGGGAGACCATCGTCGACGCGGCCACCGCGCTGTTCGCCGAGCGCGGCTTCGACCACGTCAGCGTGCTGGAGATCGCCCAGCGGGCCGGCGTGGTGGAGAAGACCGTCTTCAACCACTTCCCGGTCAAGGAGGGCCTGGTCTTCGAGGCCGACCCGCCGATGCAGGCGGCGCTCCTCGACGCCGTCCGCCGTCGCCCCGTGGGTGAGTCCGCCGCGGCCGCCGCCGGCACGTTCATCGTCGCCGCGTGCAGCCGGCTCGGAGACCCCGCCGCCACCGCGACCGTGGCCGAGATGGCCCGGGTCATCCGCGGCTCGCGCACCCTGCAGGTGCGGGAGCGGGAGATCCTCGGTCAGCTCACCGACGCCCTCACCGAGCAGATCACCCTGGAGACCCGCGCCGAGCCCGGCGAGCTGGAGCCGTGGCTGACCGCGCACGCGGTCCTGGGCCTGTACCAGGGCCTGCTGGAGCTGGCCCGCGACCGCGTGCTCGCCGTCTCCACCGCCCCCTCGGCCGACCTCACCGAGGAGCTGCGGCAGAGCGGTGAGCGCGGCCTGGCCCTCCTCCAGTTCGGCCTCGCGGGGTACTCGAAGCGACGCTGA
- a CDS encoding virulence factor MviN, giving the protein MTRQQAVRGVAGAAALIAVLTVVARVAGFGRTVVFTNTVGAASTGDTYQAANNVPNIVFEVVAGGALASLVVPMLAGGIAAGDREQVRQTASALLGWTLLVLTPLAVALALLSRPIAEGLLGDDAADPAKVDLAARFLVVFAPQVVLYGLAVVLTGVLQAHRRFAGPALAPLLSSVVVAGAYLTFAGIGGGRDVADLSRRAELVLGVGTTLGVVALAACLLLPLRGLRLGLRPRLRFPVGAAPRVRRLALAGVLTLAGQQLVAVVAIRLANDAAVPDGTQVVYFAGMTLFLLPWAALAVPLATSAFPGMSERAAQGDDAGYRRVVAPVTVLVVVFSAVAAAGLVAVSGPMARVFFAAARDAGSAAALQPTIVAFVPGLVGYGLVAVLTRALYARGLWRSPTVCVCGGWLVAVAADLVLARALPVEDRAVALGLGHTVGVTVAGIGLLVVVARVTGRETLAGLARTGVPALVAAVLAGAAGLWVARTLGDGAVPRGGVLGAVGIGVLAGGVVLLVAAAVMMGTARRPLLAAVRGLRGADATAQGEGTP; this is encoded by the coding sequence GTGACCCGGCAGCAGGCCGTCCGGGGCGTGGCCGGGGCGGCCGCGCTCATCGCCGTGCTCACCGTCGTCGCCCGGGTCGCCGGCTTCGGCCGCACCGTCGTCTTCACCAACACCGTCGGAGCGGCCAGCACCGGGGACACCTACCAGGCCGCCAACAACGTCCCCAACATCGTCTTCGAGGTCGTCGCCGGCGGCGCGCTGGCCAGCCTCGTCGTCCCGATGCTGGCCGGTGGGATCGCCGCCGGGGACCGCGAGCAGGTGCGGCAGACCGCCTCGGCGCTGCTGGGCTGGACCCTGCTGGTGCTCACCCCGTTGGCCGTGGCGCTGGCGCTGCTGTCCCGGCCGATCGCCGAGGGCCTGCTCGGGGACGACGCCGCCGACCCGGCCAAGGTCGACCTGGCCGCGCGGTTCCTGGTCGTGTTCGCCCCCCAGGTCGTGCTCTACGGCCTGGCCGTCGTGCTCACCGGCGTGCTGCAGGCGCACCGCCGGTTCGCCGGGCCGGCACTGGCCCCGCTGCTGTCCAGCGTCGTCGTCGCCGGGGCCTACCTGACCTTCGCCGGGATCGGCGGTGGCCGGGACGTCGCCGACCTGTCCCGGCGCGCCGAGCTCGTGCTGGGCGTGGGGACGACGCTCGGGGTGGTCGCCCTGGCGGCGTGCCTGCTGCTCCCGTTGCGTGGCCTGCGGCTGGGCCTGCGCCCCCGGCTGCGCTTCCCGGTCGGCGCGGCCCCCCGGGTGCGCCGGCTGGCGCTGGCCGGGGTGCTCACCCTCGCCGGGCAGCAGCTGGTCGCCGTCGTCGCGATCCGGCTGGCCAACGACGCCGCCGTCCCCGACGGCACCCAGGTCGTGTACTTCGCCGGCATGACGCTCTTCCTGCTGCCCTGGGCGGCGCTCGCGGTGCCGCTGGCGACCTCGGCGTTCCCGGGCATGAGCGAGCGCGCGGCGCAGGGGGACGACGCCGGCTACCGCCGGGTGGTCGCGCCGGTCACCGTGCTGGTGGTGGTGTTCTCGGCCGTCGCCGCGGCGGGTCTGGTCGCGGTGTCCGGGCCGATGGCGCGGGTGTTCTTCGCCGCCGCCCGGGACGCCGGCTCGGCCGCCGCACTGCAGCCGACGATCGTCGCGTTCGTGCCCGGGCTGGTCGGCTACGGCCTGGTCGCGGTGCTCACCCGCGCGCTGTACGCCCGCGGGCTGTGGCGGTCCCCGACGGTGTGCGTGTGCGGTGGCTGGCTGGTGGCCGTCGCCGCGGACCTGGTGCTCGCCCGGGCGCTGCCGGTCGAGGACCGCGCGGTCGCGCTCGGGCTGGGGCACACGGTCGGCGTCACCGTCGCCGGCATCGGCCTGCTCGTCGTCGTCGCCCGGGTGACCGGACGGGAGACGCTGGCCGGGCTGGCCCGCACGGGGGTGCCCGCCCTCGTCGCGGCTGTCCTGGCCGGCGCTGCCGGGCTGTGGGTGGCCCGCACGCTGGGGGACGGGGCGGTGCCCCGGGGCGGGGTGCTCGGGGCCGTCGGGATCGGCGTCCTCGCTGGTGGCGTCGTGCTCCTGGTCGCCGCGGCGGTCATGATGGGGACGGCGCGGCGGCCGCTGCTGGCCGCCGTCCGAGGACTCCGGGGAGCCGACGCGACAGCACAGGGGGAGGGGACGCCGTGA
- a CDS encoding glycosyltransferase family 4 protein, which translates to MTGQPLAGRRIAEVLATSTGGVGTHLRSLLTPLGRAGALVRVCGPAATDELFGFSAAAAFRPVGISGGLDPVADVRAVAALARATRGADLVHAHGLRAGLVAAAARRGTRVPLVLTLHNALQPGGGLRTRVLGRLEAATVRSADLVLAASADLAENALAQGARDVRLAPVSAPPLPPPTRSRAQVRAELGLDDRRPLVVAVGRLHPQKGYDTLLAAAARWAQAPGPTPLTVVAGDGPLEAELTRRIDSERLPVRLLGRRTDVADLLAAADVAVLPSVWEARSLTAQEALRSGTPLVATRVGGVPELVGEAAELVPPGDPVALAERVTAVLTDPERTARLSAAGRAQAAGWPDEAGTAAQLVAVYRELLGAPG; encoded by the coding sequence GTGACGGGACAGCCGCTGGCCGGACGCCGGATCGCCGAGGTGCTGGCCACCAGCACCGGCGGTGTGGGCACCCACCTCCGCTCGCTGCTGACCCCGCTGGGCCGGGCCGGCGCGCTGGTGCGGGTCTGCGGTCCGGCCGCCACCGACGAGCTGTTCGGGTTCTCCGCCGCCGCGGCCTTCCGGCCGGTCGGCATCTCCGGCGGGCTCGACCCGGTCGCCGACGTCCGGGCCGTCGCCGCGCTGGCCCGGGCCACCCGCGGAGCGGACCTGGTGCACGCCCACGGCCTGCGCGCCGGCCTGGTCGCCGCCGCGGCCCGCCGGGGCACCCGCGTCCCGCTGGTGCTCACCCTGCACAACGCCCTCCAGCCCGGCGGTGGGCTGAGGACCCGGGTGCTCGGCCGGCTCGAGGCGGCCACCGTGCGCAGCGCGGACCTGGTGCTCGCCGCGTCGGCGGACCTGGCCGAGAACGCGCTCGCCCAGGGCGCCCGCGACGTGCGGCTCGCCCCGGTGTCGGCGCCCCCGCTGCCCCCGCCGACCCGGTCCCGGGCGCAGGTGCGGGCCGAGCTGGGCCTGGACGACCGTCGCCCGCTCGTCGTGGCGGTGGGCCGGCTGCACCCGCAGAAGGGCTACGACACCCTGCTCGCCGCGGCCGCACGCTGGGCGCAGGCCCCCGGCCCCACCCCGCTGACCGTGGTCGCCGGCGACGGCCCGCTGGAGGCCGAGCTGACCCGGCGGATCGACTCCGAGCGGCTGCCGGTCCGGTTGCTGGGGCGACGCACCGACGTGGCCGACCTGCTCGCCGCCGCCGACGTCGCCGTCCTGCCCTCGGTCTGGGAGGCCCGCTCGCTCACCGCCCAGGAGGCGCTGCGCTCGGGCACCCCGCTGGTGGCGACGCGGGTCGGGGGCGTGCCCGAGCTCGTGGGCGAGGCCGCCGAGCTGGTCCCGCCCGGTGACCCGGTGGCGCTGGCCGAGCGGGTCACCGCCGTCCTCACCGACCCCGAGCGCACCGCCCGGCTGTCGGCCGCGGGGCGGGCGCAGGCCGCCGGTTGGCCCGACGAGGCCGGCACCGCCGCCCAGCTGGTCGCCGTCTACCGGGAGCTGCTCGGTGCGCCGGGCTGA
- a CDS encoding CTP synthase, with product MLPNSAPTKFVFVTGGVVSSLGKGLTASSLGALLSARGLRVTMQKLDPYLNVDPGTMNPFQHGEVFVTEDGAETDLDIGHYERFLDTDLTGRANVTTGQVYSDVIAKERRGEYLGDTVQVIPHITNEIKARMLSGAEASGRDGDPVDVVITEIGGTVGDIESLPFLEAARQVRHEIGRDNVFFLHISLVPYIAPSGELKTKPTQHSVASLRSIGIQPDALVCRADREIGTGLKRKISLMCDVDLEGVISCADAPSIYDIPKVLHGEGLDAYVVRRLGLPFRDVDWTVWGDLLERVHGPKTTVTIGLVGKYIDLPDAYLSVTEALRAGGFAHRTRVQIRWVPSDDCQTPEGAATALSGVDAVCVPGGFGVRGIDGKLGALRHTRVNGIPTLGLCLGLQCMVIETARNLAGIEDANSAEFDPETEHAVVSTMAEQLDVVAGDRDMGGTMRLGSYPATLVKGSVTAGAYGATEVTERHRHRYEVANAYRDQLTAAGLVVSGTSPDGTLVEFVELPADVHPFYVGTQAHPELKSRPTRPHPLFAGLVKAAVDFQESARLPVPGHAEMGI from the coding sequence CTGCTCCCCAACTCCGCCCCGACGAAGTTCGTCTTCGTGACCGGTGGCGTCGTGTCCTCCCTCGGCAAGGGACTGACCGCGAGCTCGCTGGGGGCCCTGCTGTCCGCCCGTGGGCTGCGGGTCACCATGCAGAAGCTGGACCCCTACCTGAACGTGGACCCCGGGACGATGAACCCGTTCCAGCACGGCGAGGTGTTCGTCACCGAGGACGGCGCCGAGACCGACCTGGACATCGGGCACTACGAGCGCTTCCTGGACACCGACCTCACCGGCCGGGCCAACGTGACCACCGGGCAGGTGTACTCCGACGTCATCGCCAAGGAGCGCCGCGGTGAGTACCTCGGCGACACCGTCCAGGTCATCCCGCACATCACCAACGAGATCAAGGCCCGGATGCTGTCCGGGGCCGAGGCCAGCGGCCGGGACGGCGACCCGGTCGACGTGGTCATCACCGAGATCGGCGGCACGGTCGGCGACATCGAGTCGCTGCCCTTCCTGGAGGCCGCCCGCCAGGTGCGGCACGAGATCGGCCGGGACAACGTCTTCTTCCTGCACATCTCGCTGGTGCCCTACATCGCGCCCTCCGGCGAGCTGAAGACCAAGCCGACCCAGCACTCGGTGGCCTCCCTGCGCAGCATCGGCATCCAGCCCGACGCGCTGGTCTGCCGGGCCGACCGGGAGATCGGCACCGGCCTCAAGCGCAAGATCAGCCTGATGTGCGACGTCGACCTCGAGGGCGTCATCTCCTGCGCCGACGCCCCGTCGATCTACGACATCCCCAAGGTGCTGCACGGCGAGGGGCTGGACGCCTACGTCGTCCGCCGGCTCGGGCTGCCCTTCCGGGACGTCGACTGGACCGTGTGGGGCGACCTGCTCGAGCGGGTCCACGGCCCCAAGACCACCGTCACCATCGGCCTGGTCGGCAAGTACATCGACCTGCCCGACGCCTACCTGTCGGTCACCGAGGCGCTGCGCGCAGGCGGGTTCGCCCACCGCACCCGGGTGCAGATCCGCTGGGTGCCCTCCGACGACTGCCAGACCCCCGAGGGGGCGGCGACCGCGCTGTCGGGCGTGGACGCCGTCTGCGTGCCCGGCGGGTTCGGCGTGCGCGGCATCGACGGCAAGCTCGGCGCCCTGCGGCACACCCGCGTCAACGGCATCCCGACGCTGGGGCTGTGCCTGGGCCTGCAGTGCATGGTCATCGAGACCGCCCGCAACCTGGCCGGCATCGAGGACGCCAACTCCGCCGAGTTCGACCCGGAGACCGAGCACGCGGTGGTCTCCACGATGGCCGAGCAGCTCGACGTCGTCGCCGGCGACCGCGACATGGGCGGCACCATGCGGCTGGGCAGCTACCCGGCCACGCTGGTGAAGGGCTCGGTCACCGCCGGCGCCTACGGGGCCACCGAGGTCACCGAGCGGCACCGGCACCGCTACGAGGTGGCCAACGCCTACCGCGACCAGCTCACCGCCGCCGGTCTCGTCGTCTCCGGCACATCCCCGGACGGCACCCTGGTCGAGTTCGTCGAGCTGCCCGCCGACGTGCACCCGTTCTACGTCGGCACCCAGGCCCACCCCGAGCTGAAGAGCCGGCCCACCCGGCCGCACCCGCTCTTCGCCGGGCTGGTGAAGGCCGCGGTGGACTTCCAGGAGTCGGCACGCCTCCCGGTCCCCGGCCACGCCGAGATGGGCATCTGA
- a CDS encoding NUDIX hydrolase → MPEGGSSVREIVTHPGAVGVLALDEDGAVVMLKQYRHAIGEHLWELPAGLRDADGEPPLETAKRELAEEVGLAAERWQLLTTSLSTPGFCTEMVGLYLAEGLSPVERPEGFVVEHEELDMTVERVPFDRAVQMVFDGTVKNALAVIGILAAAAQRAGSPTLRAVDSSF, encoded by the coding sequence ATGCCCGAGGGCGGTTCCTCGGTGCGCGAGATCGTCACCCACCCGGGCGCGGTCGGCGTCCTGGCGCTGGACGAGGACGGCGCGGTCGTGATGCTCAAGCAGTACCGGCACGCGATCGGCGAGCACCTGTGGGAGCTGCCGGCCGGGCTGCGGGACGCCGACGGCGAGCCCCCGCTGGAGACGGCGAAGCGGGAGCTCGCCGAGGAGGTGGGGCTCGCCGCCGAGCGGTGGCAGCTGCTGACCACCTCGCTGTCCACCCCCGGCTTCTGCACCGAGATGGTCGGGCTCTACCTGGCCGAGGGGCTCTCCCCGGTCGAGCGGCCCGAGGGGTTCGTCGTCGAGCACGAGGAGCTGGACATGACCGTCGAGCGGGTGCCCTTCGACCGGGCCGTGCAGATGGTCTTCGACGGCACGGTGAAGAACGCCCTCGCGGTCATCGGCATCCTCGCCGCGGCGGCGCAGCGGGCCGGGTCACCGACCCTGCGGGCGGTCGACAGCTCCTTCTGA
- a CDS encoding site-specific tyrosine recombinase XerD yields MVTGWLDHLTVERGLAANTVSSYRRDLRRYTAFLAATGVRGLDEVGESDVAAFLVALRAGDDEHPPLSATSAARAVVAVRGLHRFALLDGLVGDDVAAEVRPPTPGRRLPKAITVEQVEQLLEAAGALEGPRGLRDRALLELLYGTGARISEAVGLAVDDLDVSGDPAASVVRLAGKGGKQRVVPVGSFAVRAVQDYLVRARPALSVGRATRGALFLNARGGPLSRQSAWTVLRQAAERAGLAELADLSPHTLRHSFATHLLDGGADVRVVQELLGHASVTTTQVYTLVTVDRLREVYATSHPRALR; encoded by the coding sequence GTGGTCACCGGGTGGCTGGACCACCTCACCGTCGAGCGCGGGCTGGCGGCCAACACCGTCAGCTCCTACCGCCGTGACCTGCGCCGCTACACCGCCTTCCTCGCCGCCACCGGGGTGCGCGGCCTCGACGAGGTGGGCGAGTCCGACGTCGCCGCGTTCCTGGTCGCGCTGCGCGCCGGGGACGACGAGCACCCGCCGCTGTCGGCCACCTCGGCGGCCCGCGCGGTGGTCGCCGTCCGGGGGCTGCACCGGTTCGCCCTGCTCGACGGTCTCGTCGGGGACGACGTCGCTGCCGAGGTGCGCCCGCCCACCCCGGGCCGCCGGCTGCCCAAGGCGATCACCGTCGAGCAGGTGGAGCAGCTGCTGGAGGCCGCCGGGGCTCTGGAGGGCCCGCGCGGGCTGCGGGACCGGGCGCTGCTGGAGCTGCTCTACGGCACCGGGGCCCGGATCTCCGAGGCGGTCGGGCTCGCCGTCGACGACCTGGACGTGTCCGGCGACCCCGCGGCGTCGGTGGTCCGGCTGGCCGGCAAGGGCGGCAAGCAGCGGGTGGTGCCGGTCGGGAGCTTCGCCGTCCGGGCGGTGCAGGACTACCTGGTGCGGGCCCGGCCGGCGCTGTCGGTCGGGCGGGCGACCCGGGGGGCCCTGTTCCTCAACGCCCGCGGTGGTCCGCTGTCCCGGCAGTCGGCGTGGACGGTGCTGCGGCAGGCGGCCGAGCGGGCCGGGCTGGCCGAGCTCGCCGACCTCTCCCCGCACACGCTGCGGCACTCCTTCGCCACCCACCTGCTCGACGGTGGCGCCGACGTCCGGGTGGTGCAGGAGCTGCTCGGTCACGCGTCGGTGACGACCACCCAGGTCTACACGCTGGTGACCGTGGACCGGCTGCGCGAGGTCTACGCGACCAGCCACCCCCGCGCCCTGCGCTGA
- a CDS encoding ParA family protein yields the protein MATPVVTSSAVAQPYAGDAPMGVPAGRADPAKARQRPLPDPKPIERHGPARIVAMCNQKGGVGKTTSTINLGAALVEQGRRVLLVDLDPQGALSVGLGVQSQQLERTVYNALMERHTTLRDVIIRDVGHVRGLDLAPSNIDLSAAEVQLVSEVAREQSLLRVLAEVRQEYDYVLIDCQPSLGLLTVNALTAAQGVIIPLECEFFSLRGVALLVDTIDKVKERLNPSLEVDGILATMYDSRTVHAREVFSRVVEAFGDTVFQTVITRTVRFPETTVAGQPITTWAPTSTGAEAYRNLAKEVLDL from the coding sequence ATGGCGACACCGGTCGTGACGAGCTCAGCCGTCGCGCAGCCGTACGCAGGCGATGCGCCGATGGGCGTGCCCGCCGGCCGTGCCGACCCGGCGAAGGCCCGCCAGCGTCCGCTGCCCGACCCCAAGCCGATCGAGCGGCACGGGCCGGCCCGCATCGTGGCGATGTGCAACCAGAAGGGCGGCGTCGGCAAGACGACGTCGACGATCAACCTGGGTGCCGCCCTCGTCGAGCAGGGCCGCCGGGTGCTGCTGGTCGACCTCGACCCGCAGGGCGCGCTGTCGGTCGGGCTCGGCGTCCAGTCCCAGCAGCTCGAGCGCACCGTCTACAACGCGCTCATGGAGCGGCACACCACGCTGCGCGACGTGATCATCCGCGATGTCGGCCACGTGCGCGGGCTGGACCTGGCGCCCTCGAACATCGACCTGTCCGCTGCCGAGGTGCAGCTGGTCAGCGAGGTCGCCCGCGAGCAGTCGCTGCTGCGCGTGCTGGCCGAGGTGCGCCAGGAGTACGACTACGTGCTCATCGACTGCCAGCCCTCGCTCGGGCTGCTCACGGTCAACGCGCTCACCGCCGCGCAGGGCGTGATCATCCCGCTGGAGTGCGAGTTCTTCTCCCTCCGCGGGGTGGCGCTGCTGGTGGACACCATCGACAAGGTCAAGGAGCGGCTGAACCCCTCCCTGGAGGTCGACGGCATCCTCGCCACCATGTACGACTCGCGCACCGTGCACGCCCGCGAGGTCTTCAGCCGCGTCGTCGAGGCCTTCGGCGACACCGTGTTCCAGACCGTCATCACCCGCACCGTGCGCTTCCCCGAGACCACGGTCGCCGGGCAGCCGATCACCACCTGGGCGCCCACCTCCACCGGTGCCGAGGCCTACCGCAACCTGGCCAAGGAGG